The following is a genomic window from Nicotiana tabacum cultivar K326 chromosome 3, ASM71507v2, whole genome shotgun sequence.
tcaatcagagATTGATTGAAGCAGAAAAAAAGCATCGAAGATCTTGCAAAATGATCAATCAAGCTGCTATTTTCGAAAGGACCAACAATCAAGTAAACCCATGTTATCAAGATCTGTAGAAGGAAAGCTATCAATGCCCTCTCATCAAGGAAGAGCAACGACAAAtaaccttattcttggaaagaattaatttctttccaaggatcaaatctctcgGGTTGTCAAATCTCTTTAGCAAACGGCCTCCCACAAAGTATCTATACACATTCTTAAGCCTCAGTCAAATATACTTTTGATCGAACCAAATACTCTCTCTTTGTTCTACTGCAAACAAATATTGTAGTTTTACTAGATCTGTTGTGTAgcaagttagagaagaaagagagaaaaatactgGTAAGGCATTGTATAAAAAAGAAACGAGTGATATAGGAACCGAACCATTGGTGTAAACCACACCATTCACTTTGTACTCGAGAAACTCATTCACTGAAAGAGAACTTCCTTACAACCTAAGaggactggactaggattcacattgaatccgaaccagtataaaaatttcggtgtctttaattcctgcacttTATTTCTGCATCTTAGATTCTGCTCTTACTTTTATCACGTTATTACATCCAGTCGACTAATTAGAAAATTAGTCAACTTATAgtgattaaaatataaaaataaacaattcACCCCTCTTATACTTTCAAAATGAACCTAGAGGAAGCATCAAACAGGGAATAGGATCCTAAAACTCAAAACAgttggtcgggtcattacacataaatgataaaaaagaattttctttctttctttcgaccctccatttcaatttatgtaaacttatttcctttttagtctatgCCAAAAAGAATAACATCTTTCcgtatttggaaataatttaccttatGCAATAATTTATAGATACACAAAACATATATGtatgcctcattttacaccacaaattcaaaagtcttttcttttttcttaaactttttgcccgatcaaatgagttcacataaattgcaATGAACGGAGTATAATAGAAGCTTGACGGAAATTATAAATACATTTAACGGAaaaaaaatatgaacaaaaaaCTTCTAATTTATCTCAAAAGCTTCGTAAACTACATACAATATCCAAAACAAACACAACTagaatagtaataataataatggaaTTAACAAACAGAAAGCTGAGGAACCCGAAGCTTGCATCTTGTCAACGTATCTTCTCAAAACACCTCAGACATGACCACCTTAAACTCTTTTGTCATGTCACGAAAGAGGAAGAATTCCTTTTAAACTTCAgtattaatatttaattagtaGCATGATCCTTTCTTTCTAAATAAACATTTTTGCTAAACCagtaagaaagaaaggaaatagaGAAGCTTTTAAAAATTTTGTTGGAGCGTATGGTAAATGAGGGGAGGAGGCTTTAATTATTTATCCCACTAAAAAGATGGGAGTTCCATCGCACGTCAATCGCCTCTATCTGGTCATGTCTGATCTGATAGACGATGTACTTGTTTTAACTGTTGAAACCTTCTGTTCCTCAGCTTTCTGTCCCATCCACTAATATTCCCAAAAGGAATGGAGGACTCTCTCTCGTAGGCCCTGCTCCCAATCAACCAGCACTCCTTTTCCTACTTTTTCCTTTCCTAATCTCTTCACTGTTCTGCTAAGTCAGAAGACAAGATTATGAAAAAGTGATACTTGTACAGTATGCAGCAATACTAGGCTAGCTACACCAAATTAATGCacaacagaaaaagaaaagaaaaaaaaagaggaggaaAATTATAGCCAAGAGACATTAATCCATCTTTACTTggcttatgacattccaagaaaGTATAGCACTAGTCAAGAATATGTACCAAGTGAGATTTAGTTTGCTTCTTTTTTATCCTGTGTTTGATCGAATCTTGTTATGGGTCGGCTTGactcttattgttgttgtttccacTCCAATCGTACAAGTTGAACGCATCAATGGTCTTCTTCTGTCCCGCTTCATTAATATCTCCCGAGAGAGTTTTGGCGAACAAAAGGTTTAGAGGGTCAGCTTCGAGTTCTACCAAATCGGCGAAGAAATCCTCGTGAGAGTGGTTCGATGATGAATCTGGCAATATTGGCTGATAACTGTCTTTTGAGAATTCGACATCACGCATTTCCACAGCAAGTTGCTGATGATGATGATCATCCCTTAGGTCTTGTAATTCGGCCACCTCTTCCTTCACTTTGGAAATATTCACTTGTGCAACAGTACTAATATTGTTTTGTTGATCATCTTTTGAATTAGTGTTGTTCTTAGAGGTTGAAGTAGTAGTGTGTTTGGAATTATTAGGCTGAGACCTGGTTGAACCAGCGAGGGAATTTCTCTGGGTTGGCCAAGGATGATTGTGCTCTGATGTGTAGGTGATGACTAACATGTTTGGGTCTGTCCTGCTCCTTTCCACTTGTTTCCTTGCTGAACATCCCTTGGAACTACTGCATCTATAGTAGCCCCTGCATTCATTTCAGATGACCAAAACTCTAAATATTAATTTATGGAGACCCTCTATTAGTATATATTTGTTCCAAAATATTTGAGACAAAACAtatactctctccgtttcaatttatgtgaacctatttcctttttggtccgtgtaaaaaagaatgacccctttccttatttggaaacaatttacctttatgcaatgatttatagccacacaaaatatatttgcctcattttacaccacaagttcaaaagtcttttttcttttcttaaattctgtgctcagtcaaatgggttcacataaattgaaatggacgAAGTACTACTAATCTAATGATTAACTATCTTTCCTAAGgggtatataaaaaaatattactccATTTGTTTCAATTTATTTGAACCTATATCCTTTTTAGTCCCTgtaaaaaagaatgacctctttccatATATgcaaacaatttacctttatgcaataatttatagccacacaaaatatatgtgtctcattttacaccacaagttcaaaagtattttcttttttcataaatttcgTGCCTAatcaaataagttcacataagTTGACACGAAGGAAGTAAATATAGACCGAAGATAGCAGTAGTAGTGTATTGgttcattaattaattttttttttcaagtgaatgAACTCTACTCACGTAAATCTTTCGAGGATGAAAGATGAATGATGAGTTGCATCATGGTCACAACTTTAGGTTTCTATTAATCAGAAGAACATCATAGGAATTTATTTGTACAATTAAATCCATCACTTAAAACAATAATAATTGTAGTATTATCTCTTAATTTTCAAAGAAGCTTAAAAGCATCCATTGGACTTAGCAAAAACTTGCTCTTATATTGATAGGCTTGCTCAGAGAAGTCTTTAATTTACGGACAATAAAAAAGAATTGGtgatttctaaagaaaattcccAATTTGTCACAAAAGGAAACACAAAATCTTCTTATAGTAAAAAACATTGTCAGTGCAGATGTACAGAAATTATGTTGTTTCATCTTAGTATGAGTAATTACTGACCTTGGGTAAGGGGAGCCTTTGATTGGCTTCTGACCGTACTTTCTCCAAGCCCATAGATCTGATGGAACTATTTCTCCACCTTGCCTGCTgtttgctggtgctggtgctggtATACATACCACCTTTTTCGCCTGACTCTTTCTgcaaattcaaatatatatacttCACTTTTGCATAATAAACCCTAATACATCAAGAAACCTTTTTTATCAACTTTTTTTTTTGCTAGTCATCTAGTATTCGAAACTCACTAGCTCAAAAAATTTGACTCTTGCCAAGTAGATTCATTAAGCAGAATATTACTATCCTACCAAAAAAATTCTTCAACTGTCAACGCACGATCAGTGGTGAAGCCAGAAATTTCCTCTAGGGTGTTTAAacttgagtaaaaaaaaatatcaataaaGAATGTTCCATATATGTTATATAccattaaaatataatattttacctatatataccTTCGCCCTGCGCACGACTAGGGAGCTTTGGCTAACCTTTTGCATCAACTTGTACACTATTATCGTCATAGTAAATTAATGACTTTACAAAGGGCAGGTGACTGAAATCTAAGATAACAACTTCATGGATTAATCTTTCACAAACTAATGCaggaattatttgtatttttttgcattttcaataCCGTTGACTGAAAATTCGAAAGGGTTCATGGTGAGTCaactatatgtatatatattactactattaaaatataaatgtaTAGGTGAGACCTAAACATGCTGGGAAAGTGTGAGATTTTGGAAGCATCAAATGAAATCTATGGTATTTAGTAGATTGATTTCTAATCGATCGACTTTACTTTCAGTCGTGTCAAAACTGTGCTACTTCTTGTTGACAAGAGGTAATCATGAAAATATTTCTAGCTGAAAGTGATTGACACAAATTGAAAAGCCCCTTTCATGGTATTTTTTTGGagtaaaaagtaaagaaaaataaacaagttGAAAGCTAAGTCTGTGATTGAAGAAGTAGTTCTAGatgcttttattaattttgaTGGAAAATATCACCCGGATTTCATGCATATTTACATATCAATTTATTCtggttttcctttcttttttttcaattgttcACTCAGGACCCTATGTTTGATATGGTTCATTAAAAGCTACATAGTAGGAGTAGTAAATACTGTTTACATGATTTTTCTATCTTTCTTCTAGTTGTTCATTGAAAAAGTTGAAGTCATAAAAATCTCTTAAAACTAGGCATCAATCATGTTCGTATCAAATAAATTACACAATATAGTAAGAGTTTTCAATTcaagtatagtatatatattaattttCAAGAATTTACTCACCTTCGTTTGATACCCGTATTTCGCGGAGATGAGATCTGCAAGCCAGAGTTTTCCATTAAGCAAGTTTTAGAAGAATTAGGAGAGATAATTGCATCATTAGCAACTAATGCACCACCACCAGCAATAACAGTGGAGGGTGGTTGCAAGGCTACGGCACCCGTCATCGGAGAATTACATGGTGACATCGCCGCGGCCAACTTGGTAGTAGGAGAGATCTGAAGCATCCTTGAAAAGATATTGCCGGTTTGTCGACTTTTCATTTCAGTCTCCTCAAGAATTTTTGGTCCAAAAAgactaatattattattattattgttattgttattattgtcattgttCGAGGTGAATAAGCTGGAACCGGCAGGCAGCATATCAATATCATGGAAGAGTGGATCTCTCAAGTTACAAAACGGATCTCCAAAATCTTGAACGGACGGTTCTTCAATTCCAGCGGCCGAATAATTTATCGGATGGCTAGGGAACTGACCTAGCCATCTGTCAgtaacagcagcagcagcagtagtcgATGATGACTCACCAGAGGTGGTAGTGATATTATTTGCACCACTTATATTTGGTCCACTGCTACCTAGGAATATATCAGCTAAATCACCTTGATAATTATTCTCCATGGTTGTTTTTTGCAGCTGGAACTTGCTGCACATACCTAGCTATAATTGCCTTAATTTTAGCTTCTCTCTATGTATGACTTTGAGAAAGAAATTTTTAAGCAGAAACAAGCAGCAGCAGATTCTTGATTTGACCTATTTTTTGATAGTCCACAAAGAATAGTTTGGTATGTTTTGCACCAAACAGACGTAAAGAACATGCACTTGTATATATTTAGGCTAAGAAAGACTTGTTGTCCTCTTGTGGGTAATTTTGCAAAGAAGCAAAAGATCAGAGAATATTGAAACaaatagtttgttttgttttctcctcttcttcttctcaagaaagcaaagaaagagagagagaaaatggCTTGATAGTTATTCTGAAGAGAGAGGAAGAAAGGGGAGGTCGCTGACTTTTCACATAAAAGTGCTCATTTCCATACGCAACAAGTGGGGATAATAGAAAAgggaatattttaattaattaaacaagtagtagtagtagtattaaTAATCTGATTAAACTATTTAGGGCTTTGAGCTGGTTCATTTTCAATGTGTGCCTCCATATACATCATCACGCGGATCAAATCAATGCAACTGTTTATGCTATTTTAACTTTAACATATATTTTGTTCTCTCTCTCTTCCTAACTCTAGAATTTTTGTTAATTTGACCTTATGGACATTGGTATTTTTTGAGCAATTATCATACATAATTCAATTATTTTAATGTgataaaaatttatataattttattattagttGGAAAAATTAAGTGACAGTACATTACCGAAAATCTTCTTATTAGCTCTTCTCTCACCTGAATTAACAAAATATACATTTTGAATTTCGAACATTGTATTTACAAAAGGTTTATGAGTAATATcatacattaaaaaaaaaatccagataattttttaattatttacaaTTATTTCCATCTCAAATGTTATATATTATACAATCTATAATTAAATACTACAAAGTATTGGCATCAGTTGGCATGTATTTAACTTTCTTAATGATGAAAAATGGGAGATTTTaaccataaaaatttaaaatataataataataataataataataataataataataataataataataataataataataataataataataataataataataataataataataataataataataataataataataataataataataataataataataataataataataataataataataataataataataataataataataatatataataataataataataataataataataataataataataataataataataataataataataataataataataataataataataataataataataataataataataataataataataataataataataataataataataataataataataataataataataataataataataataataataataataataataataataataataataataataataataataataataataataataataataataataataataataataataataataataataataataataataataataataataataataataataataataataataataataataataataataataataataataataataataataataataataataataataataataataataataataataataataataataataataataataataataataataataataataataataataataataataataataataataataataataataataataataataataataataataataataataataataataataataataataataataataataataataataataataataataataataataataataataataataataataataataataataataataataataataataataataataataataataataataataataataataataataataataataataataataataataataataataataataataataataataataataataataataataataataataataataataataataataataataataataataataa
Proteins encoded in this region:
- the LOC107769621 gene encoding putative WRKY transcription factor 14, whose translation is MCSKFQLQKTTMENNYQGDLADIFLGSSGPNISGANNITTTSGESSSTTAAAAVTDRWLGQFPSHPINYSAAGIEEPSVQDFGDPFCNLRDPLFHDIDMLPAGSSLFTSNNDNNNNNNNNNNISLFGPKILEETEMKSRQTGNIFSRMLQISPTTKLAAAMSPCNSPMTGAVALQPPSTVIAGGGALVANDAIISPNSSKTCLMENSGLQISSPRNTGIKRRKSQAKKVVCIPAPAPANSRQGGEIVPSDLWAWRKYGQKPIKGSPYPRGYYRCSSSKGCSARKQVERSRTDPNMLVITYTSEHNHPWPTQRNSLAGSTRSQPNNSKHTTTSTSKNNTNSKDDQQNNISTVAQVNISKVKEEVAELQDLRDDHHHQQLAVEMRDVEFSKDSYQPILPDSSSNHSHEDFFADLVELEADPLNLLFAKTLSGDINEAGQKKTIDAFNLYDWSGNNNNKSQADP